In Fibrobacterota bacterium, one genomic interval encodes:
- a CDS encoding GAF domain-containing protein has translation MHAMHRAATQPRPPEKVYSNRLMFGYLKIMDDRAGKTATNDALARYGLDRLKLMDPSGFVTFDENDRLVRAAREVTKEEDVGYLVGRNLPNSVGNAQAFILGITSPGFLMRSFGTIESKLAPRTIAKLKQVGPNAFQSDITHKDGFKEAPYVCRNRIGSYESMPLFFGLPHARVEHPECAFKGADHCVYIVRFPAFGTGWLNRAFFILVAVAAALGVAFLLHRDRFAIAASALISLNLGWACLALHKSRNAKRAVDWSRQTNEGLERQNKILEATNEQIHSLQELTSIRNAGMSVQDICDRVVRTLVDNFHFGSSQIWLLDEPRKYLSCHNAVGYSPELFAFIQNTRFKISQDWDNPYGLLIQTLDQGKTLLVNEPEEVYAKVTPRTREFLMALGISSFIITPLIHEGKSFGILAAEYHHGEKFRNQDRLLFQSIANSIAGTLVAAELYEAMERKVEQRTRELAAANEQLLAAKEMAIQSEKLSSLGQMAAGVAHEINNPLNFLVNIIPDVKRDMEGLEAIRTLALTTGPGEEFAKKAREIEESYDLESHLSEKDFVFEKIRKALDKSTRIANSLKVFSRTSAKEKVVRETWADMVREVIELIPAKVKGDTRIQVDIPAAMNWLVNKNEIEQAILVLINNAIDALAQKGNLEVTGREAPEEQVLEFKDDGPGIPDAILKKIFDPFFTTKPPGKGTGLGLTIAAEIVKKYGGNLSVQSTPGKGATFRMRFRK, from the coding sequence TTGCACGCCATGCATCGCGCCGCAACGCAACCGCGTCCTCCGGAAAAGGTGTATTCGAACCGCCTTATGTTCGGCTACCTGAAAATCATGGACGATCGGGCCGGAAAGACGGCTACGAACGATGCCCTGGCCCGGTACGGCCTGGATCGCCTCAAGCTGATGGATCCTTCCGGCTTCGTGACCTTCGATGAGAACGATCGTCTCGTGCGGGCCGCTCGCGAGGTAACGAAGGAGGAAGACGTCGGTTATCTCGTCGGCCGGAATCTGCCGAATAGCGTAGGCAATGCCCAGGCGTTCATCCTGGGTATCACCTCTCCCGGCTTCCTCATGCGTAGCTTCGGAACCATCGAGTCCAAGCTGGCCCCCCGAACCATCGCGAAGTTGAAGCAGGTCGGCCCCAACGCTTTCCAATCGGACATCACCCACAAGGACGGATTCAAGGAAGCGCCGTACGTCTGCCGCAATCGCATCGGCTCCTACGAGTCCATGCCCTTGTTCTTCGGCCTTCCGCATGCCAGGGTCGAGCACCCGGAATGCGCTTTCAAAGGCGCTGATCATTGCGTTTACATCGTCCGTTTCCCCGCCTTCGGGACCGGCTGGTTGAACCGCGCTTTCTTCATCCTGGTCGCCGTGGCCGCGGCCCTAGGAGTTGCGTTCCTCCTGCATCGGGATCGCTTCGCCATCGCCGCATCCGCGCTCATTTCCTTGAACCTCGGGTGGGCTTGCTTGGCTTTGCACAAGAGCCGCAACGCGAAACGGGCCGTGGACTGGTCGCGCCAGACCAACGAAGGCCTGGAGCGCCAGAACAAGATCCTCGAGGCCACCAACGAGCAGATCCATTCCCTGCAGGAATTGACCTCCATCCGGAACGCCGGCATGAGCGTGCAAGACATCTGCGATCGCGTGGTCCGGACCCTGGTCGACAATTTCCACTTCGGCTCCAGCCAGATTTGGCTTCTGGATGAACCGCGTAAATACCTCTCCTGCCACAACGCCGTCGGCTATTCGCCCGAGCTTTTCGCCTTCATACAGAATACCCGGTTCAAGATTAGCCAGGACTGGGACAACCCGTATGGATTGCTGATCCAGACCTTGGATCAGGGAAAGACCCTGCTGGTAAACGAACCGGAAGAGGTCTACGCCAAGGTTACCCCCCGGACCCGCGAGTTCCTCATGGCCCTCGGGATTTCCTCTTTCATCATCACGCCCCTCATTCACGAGGGGAAATCCTTCGGGATCCTGGCGGCGGAATACCACCACGGGGAGAAGTTCCGGAACCAGGATCGGCTGCTTTTCCAGTCCATCGCGAATTCCATCGCCGGCACCTTGGTGGCCGCCGAACTATACGAGGCGATGGAGCGGAAGGTCGAGCAACGGACGCGCGAATTGGCCGCGGCCAACGAGCAGTTGCTGGCCGCCAAGGAGATGGCGATCCAAAGCGAGAAGCTATCCTCCTTGGGCCAAATGGCCGCCGGCGTGGCCCATGAGATCAACAATCCCCTCAATTTCTTGGTCAATATCATCCCGGACGTAAAACGGGACATGGAAGGCCTGGAAGCGATCCGGACGCTGGCGCTCACGACCGGACCGGGCGAGGAATTCGCGAAAAAGGCCCGGGAGATCGAGGAGTCGTACGATCTGGAATCCCATTTGTCCGAGAAGGACTTCGTCTTCGAGAAAATCCGGAAGGCCCTGGATAAAAGCACCCGCATCGCCAATAGCCTGAAGGTTTTCTCCCGCACCAGCGCCAAGGAAAAGGTGGTCCGGGAGACTTGGGCGGACATGGTGCGGGAAGTCATCGAGCTGATCCCGGCGAAGGTTAAGGGGGATACGCGCATCCAGGTGGACATCCCCGCGGCCATGAATTGGCTTGTGAACAAGAACGAGATCGAGCAGGCCATCCTGGTTCTCATCAACAACGCCATCGACGCTTTGGCCCAGAAGGGAAACCTGGAGGTTACGGGCCGGGAGGCACCCGAGGAGCAGGTGCTTGAATTCAAGGACGACGGTCCCGGAATCCCCGATGCCATCCTCAAGAAAATCTTCGACCCGTTTTTCACCACCAAGCCGCCCGGCAAGGGAACGGGGCTCGGCCTCACCATCGCCGCCGAAATCGTGAAAAAGTACGGCGGCAACCTGAGCGTCCAGTCGACGCCGGGGAAGGGCGCCACTTTCCGCATGCGCTTCAGGAAATAG
- a CDS encoding HAMP domain-containing histidine kinase — MLFILLAAVIPLSILEFVLRAEALPEPIWLGDALAFALLTLATFFFLGAWVQRKRKTASRVPATGQDWEATLPCLVHEIRNYSSVIKGNALLLRSRMDGPEILGPLGRLERTTDKIAVLAQEILDAVSPTELGDRESLCLRAVLEHCIAEHFHEARDSFRIETTGTLPAVAGDPRKLERVFLNLFRNAREAEAKTVRIRIRSAFGRVRLWVEDDGHGCRPEALARFFQPLYSTKKTQGGTGLGLYMVKAILEAHGGRINALSKNGRTRHGTGMVFRLEFPIAAGSKAKTRMPGDFGNKSVPLEEAVG, encoded by the coding sequence ATGCTTTTCATTCTCCTGGCCGCGGTCATCCCCCTAAGCATTTTGGAGTTCGTCCTTCGGGCCGAGGCTCTGCCCGAGCCGATTTGGCTCGGAGATGCCTTGGCCTTCGCGCTGTTGACTCTGGCCACGTTCTTCTTCCTGGGCGCGTGGGTACAGCGCAAGCGGAAAACCGCTTCCCGCGTTCCCGCTACCGGTCAGGATTGGGAAGCAACCCTGCCTTGCCTGGTCCACGAAATCCGGAACTATTCCTCGGTTATCAAAGGCAACGCGCTGTTGCTTCGTTCCCGTATGGACGGCCCGGAAATCCTGGGGCCGCTCGGACGCCTTGAGCGGACAACGGATAAGATCGCGGTTCTGGCACAGGAGATCCTGGACGCCGTTTCTCCCACGGAACTGGGCGACCGGGAATCCCTTTGCCTACGAGCCGTTCTCGAGCATTGCATTGCGGAGCATTTCCATGAAGCTCGCGACTCCTTCCGCATCGAAACCACGGGCACCCTGCCGGCCGTCGCGGGAGACCCGAGGAAGTTGGAGCGGGTTTTCCTGAACCTGTTCCGGAATGCGCGTGAGGCGGAAGCTAAAACCGTTCGCATCCGCATCCGGTCCGCATTCGGACGCGTTCGCCTCTGGGTGGAGGATGATGGCCATGGATGCCGCCCGGAGGCCCTGGCCCGGTTCTTCCAACCCCTTTACTCCACGAAGAAGACGCAAGGCGGAACCGGCCTCGGCCTTTATATGGTCAAGGCAATCCTGGAAGCGCATGGGGGCAGGATTAACGCGCTCTCCAAAAACGGAAGGACACGGCATGGGACCGGCATGGTCTTCCGCCTGGAGTTCCCGATCGCCGCGGGATCGAAGGCGAAAACGCGTATGCCCGGTGACTTTGGTAATAAATCCGTTCCCCTGGAGGAGGCGGTAGGTTAG